The genomic DNA CCAAATATGACaatatagatattatagacacaatcTAATTAagcgtttatttttattttttatattaacaaaTTCATTAAAAGAATAATACAAGAAAACAGTTCCTGGCTGCTCACATACAGGGTGGTTGCCACACAATGTCAGTAACGTCCCTTTTGTTCTACTAAAGGGACGCATCCTGCGGCCAGCCTGGTTTTTACAGCTTCCTCGCATCATCATTCATTAGACCAGCAGACCAGCTCTTTGTCCTTACCGTACAGGCGACCCTTACCCTTGATGCGGCCCGTTACGAACAGGAAGCCGTCCTTGTCGTGTTTGCCCAGGTCTCCCGAGTGCAGCCACCCCTCCCGGTCCAGCGCCGCCTCGGTCTGCTCGCTCATGTTGAGGTAGCCCATGAACACGTGGCGGCCCCAGAAGCAGATCTCCCCGATCCCGTCCTCGTCCGTCTTGTCCAGCTTGGTGCTACATCCCAGCACTTCCTTCCcgcagctggggggggggggggggaggaaaaagaaaatcGGGCTCTCCCAGGATCAGCCGGCCTCAAAACGCCAACGAGCCGTGCGTTCACACGGACAGAATTTACGTGCGAAATGCGCAGCAGGTCGCTGACCTCATGATGCGGTGGGCTGAGTGCCTGGACATTGTGTGGGGCCCCGTGGTCTCGCTCATGCCGTACAGCTCAAACAGGGGGATTTTGAAGCTCATGAAGAACTCCAGCGTGTCCTTGGTGATCGGGGCGGCCCCTGTATAGCAGGCTGTACAGCGGTCTAGGCCCAGAGCCACGCGCACCTTCTTGAACACCAGGCTATTGGCCAGCATGTATCCCCAGGGCACCGCGTCACTACTGGAGTCCAGACAACTCAACTGGTCAATGCAACCAACGGGGCCTCTCAACATAGCACTGTCCCCCCTACCCCTCAAAAAACTACCCAGTCGGCATGACTCCTCCCggacccatatacacacacacacacatacaccaattGCAAATGCACTCAACAGCACAGCATACAAAAATGTATGCACATACTAAATTTATGCTCCCCCCATTGTGCGATTCATAAgtaagctttttaaaaatatatttgaacagGAAAGGAACGACATTCATCCTCTGTAAATTCCACATAACACTGTAGAGGTAGGCAGtaactttaaaaatgcattcgGGACCCAGTGGCATGCGAAGACTTGGTGAAGACACCGTAGTTGTGACTCTCACCCATTCATTGCATTGTAACTGGCCCGCAGGCCAATGGCCTTGGCCCAGTTTGCCACTTTCCTCCTCATCATGGAGGCCCTCGCTCCCATGGCCTTCATCTTCTCCTGCATCTTCTCCCAAACCCGGGGCACGCCCAGGAAGGTGGTGGGCCGCACCTCTCTCAGGGTGTTAACCAAGGAGCCCTGCCATCGCAACAAGGCCACGATCAACCTCTCCATTTCAGCagaaatcattacattacattacattacagctattaCAGACACTTTCCAAAGGGACTTGGTGGATTAGACTAGGCAGAGGCCAATTccccctggatcaatgtgggGTTTGCTTGCTCAGGGCCCCTAAAGGCTGCCCCCATCGGTCTAACCCAGTgtttcccaaactcagtccagGAGTACCCCGTGTATGCCGGATTCATTCAAacttccaaccacaattgcaatccaagaAATTTATCAAGATATAGATTTTGTGCTTTATGTTTAGAGGAATTACTGACCATCTTAAACTGCATTGTCAAAAAGCTATGCataacagaaaatataattCTCATGTGCATATTGTGCTACTGTATATTGCAATCAATGCATAGATTTTGCAGAATTCATAAAGTGGCAAATTAACTGATCAATGAAAGACTGAAGTGAATCAGTAGGCTCCTAACTGATAAGTGTTGATGCCTGGTCACTAAAACTGgaaaacctgcattgtgttgatacatttcaaaactaaactgtgggactgtgggaggaaaccggagtacccggaggaaacccacgcaaacacggggagaacatgcaaacatcaaacccaggacctccttgctgtgaggcggcagtgctacccactgcaccatctgtaaGCATGACATGAACATCATTTTATTCTTCGTACTATTGCAAAGGCATTTGTCTGTTCATTTACACcgatttaaataaaaagcatcAACTTGCCTTCAAGGCATCTGGTTCGGCAAAATATGTTGTTCCCGCAAACCTCATGCAGATCCACATGTCACTGACTTGGGCCGCCACATGACTGAGGGGCAGGTAACTGACTATTATCTGCTCCCCCCACGTAAGGTTACGCATGGTTCCAGCTGCGTTGGCTAGCCAGGTTATCTGGTAAAGGGAAATTAAGgatagtcaaaaaaaaaaattctaaattttTTTTTCCGATGATACAATTTCTTAAAAGGCCCTGACATTACAGTACACCAGAGCACTGAACTGAAACCGAGTCCACGGAGGGTTTTTGTGGCCCCAAAGGCCGCACTCACGTTGTCATGGCTTAACATGACCCCCTTGGGGTGGCCCGTCGTCCCGGAGGTGTATATGAGGGAGCAACACTCATTGGCCACCTGAGACCTGATGACATCATTAAGGGCTTCCTCCTTCACATCTTCTCCGAGCTTTATGAACTCCTTCCACTGTTGAAAGGGGGCGGGGGACGGCcgtcaaaataaaagctgtaCTAACGAGTAACTGCAAGTGAAAGTTAAGATGAACGGCAATCTTTCAAATGCAAGAATTAATcgtcattacattaatggcatttggcagacgctcttatccagagcgacataccgttgattagactaagcaggagacaatcctcccctggagcaatgcagggttgagggccttgctcaagggcccaacggctgttcagatcttattgtggctacaccggggatctaaccaccgaccttgtgtgtcccagtcatttaccttaaccactatgctacggACCGCCCTAATCATAGATGTCTGGTACTGTAAGTGTTTGCACAGGCAAAACATGTTCCATTCCAGTCAGGAGTTTAGGGACACAAGTCAGACTTAACTCACTGTGTATAGATTTGACAGCTTCTGTTCCAATTCATCCTTGTACTGTACAATTGCTTTCAAGTGTGGCAATTGGTCTTTAACCTAACAGGTAAAAACAAGATTAAAACGTAATTTTAGCTTGCTTCATCATGGAAACATTTATGTCTCTGAATATCTACCCCACCTCCACCAAGAAAAACTAAACGAATCGCTCACCTTGAGGATTTTGACAAGTTGCTTGTGATTCTCTACCACCAGTACATTGGCTTCACAGTGGTTAGCCACAAACAAGCAGGCCTCCGGAGAGTTGGTCACATAGATGCCTACGGCAAGGCCACTGGAGATATGTACGcacacatttttcttcacaatatacacacagttTTTCAGGTCACTGCTTGCGGCACAACCCTGTCTGACCCAGTTTCAAGAATGCATTCAACTTTCAATAATCCTTGTACATGAAGATACATTGTAAAGTAAAGTGTGACATTACCCAGCCAAAATGCTCCCAATGTCTGCAATAAACCACTCTGGCGAGTTAAATCCCAAAATTCCAACACCATGGTAACGCTCCAGCCCCAACTGGGAACaagggaaacaaaacaaattgtaaCCAGCTTGCTGTTTTCAACCAAactattttgtattaattttcTCCCCTGGGGGTTTTACACTCATGGGTATTTTCCAGCTACACATTTCCTTCAATTGGGCATTCCTAACACGTAGCATTACTGAAATAGACATGTGAAAAACACTTGTcacaaaacattcatttataGTCGATCATTAGTAGTATACTGTATTAATATAGCCTATACAAGTATACTGCACTTTGAGGAGGCAGGTCTATTCATGGTCTTATACCCATGACACATACGGGGCAGTGTCATGCCAATGCAATGCAAAGCATGGTATGTAATAAGTTCCTGCTGTATTTTGTCATTGAGGCAAATAAACACAACATATTTAACATGCCATGGCCACCTGCTAGAGCCACCCTTGCCATCAAATTAAACTGTTGCAATTGAAAGACTCGACATATACCAACTAATCCAAGCCAAACCGACCTTCAGGAAGCTCTTAGCCGCCGCTCGACACTGCTGGAAGTACTCCTTGTAGGTTAGGGTCTCCCAGTTGCCGTCCTTCTTGGCTGCCAGTGCAGGGAGGTCCCCGTAGTTCCTCACGGTCTCCTGAAACATCTGATAGACGGTCATCGGCGCTTCGGAGCCAGGGCCCGACTTGGCCACTCGTAGCTTGACGGCGCGTTCTCTGGAAGTGCTCCACATCTGCTCCGCTGGAGCAAGGGCGACGCCAGGCTGAATGTTCTCTCTCGCTGGGAACGGCAGAGGGACAAGCAAGCAGAGTGGGCATGCTTCCTTCGGGCCCCAACGTCACAATTCCCGGCGTGCCAAAGCATACCGCCTCATCGCGCTAAAACACAGCATAGCATTCGCCAATCATCGGCCAGGGCAGTTGGCACATTTCAGGAGCAGTTCTAGGCCGGCTGCCTTTCCGCAGTCGTGTAAACGCAAAAGGCAGAGCCAAAGTGGCTTCAGCTTCAGCCAAGCCAGATAATAGACATGGGATATGGTGCCACGACGCATGCGTTATTTCTACTGACGATAATCAGATGTATTCATTGTAAAATGCACATTTCTCACCAAGCTGAAAAAATGCTTGTTCTCAATATTGTCTGATAAATCAGTCGTATACACATTGAATACAGAATCTTACAGAACATTTACAGAAGATCAGCTTTAAATTAAAGGGTTTCCTGACTAACCACAGCACATTCGCCTTAGGCGTGCACAAGCTGAAGTAGCAATACCTTTGCACCCTGGAGGTTCACATGGTCCGACAGAGGAATGTGGTTTGATGAGAGGTACCaggtcatcatcatcatcatcgatGCGAGTTCTCGTAGTTCCGTATTTGGGAAACTCAAAATGTTGGTTGATGGCTGCCCCTTGGCCTTGTGCCTCGAGGGGACTGGCCCACCTCTCAATCCCAGAGTGCCCCAGTACTGTATGCCCTTTCTCTCCCGAGTACACGGGCTCAACCTTCCTCCCAGCTCGAGCATGGTGAACGTGCTGCAGCTCTCCATTGGTAACAGGGCAGTAGTAGTTTCCATTCACTGTGACTTTATCCTCCTCAAGAGAGCCAGGGCACTGAGTGTAGGAATCTTTCTTCAGAGGGGAATTTTCTAATCTGAAAAGGAAATGATCAACATAACTAACATAATAGTGAAGACAAAATGAATGGGACTTAAAATATGCCATTTCAAGCATTTGGGTCTCTTTGCAGATCATTGAAAGTGTGAGCAAGTGGAAAATCAATTCAATGGATCACAAAACTGACAGGTAGTCAAAATTGCCTTGGTTGAAAGTGATAATTCGTTAAATAAGTAtagcagagaaaaaaaatccatccaaaAAGTTTCAATTTTAATAGATGGATAAATGTAAACACTCACTTATCCAAGCCATTCTCCATAAAGCAAACTCTAGAAGAGTAGGTTTGGTCATCTGGGTGTCCCTCACCATTGACTGACATCTTGTAAATTCACTATAGTGGCAAAGTTAAAAGTTGCTGTTGAGAGGCACCAAGGTTGGACATTGACAGTActtcattttttgttaaatttattattttcagagtGCTCCACTATCATTCACTTATGAGGTGCACTTGCATTTGAACATTTCTTTTGTGAAGCGGTTATGTTTTTCAATGAACTTTCAACAGTACATCAGTCTGAAAGGTTTATGGAATACGGAAGTTCTTAGTTATGCAATTAACCCCACTTGGTATTACCAGCATTTTTCTCCAAAGTGAGGCTCACAGCGCAAATGCAAGCGGTTCGAAAAAATTCTTACAAAGACGTTAAACACCACTTGACGAAACACAACcagctaaaaaaatatatgctaATCATATGGCACAATAAGTAGATGCAGTTACGTAAAATAAGTAATGCGGTCAACATCATTAATCATGGGTTTGCGTTTTAAGATTTACCTTTAT from Conger conger chromosome 12, fConCon1.1, whole genome shotgun sequence includes the following:
- the LOC133141403 gene encoding long-chain-fatty-acid--CoA ligase ACSBG2-like, with amino-acid sequence MSVNGEGHPDDQTYSSRVCFMENGLDKLENSPLKKDSYTQCPGSLEEDKVTVNGNYYCPVTNGELQHVHHARAGRKVEPVYSGEKGHTVLGHSGIERWASPLEAQGQGAAINQHFEFPKYGTTRTRIDDDDDDLVPLIKPHSSVGPCEPPGCKARENIQPGVALAPAEQMWSTSRERAVKLRVAKSGPGSEAPMTVYQMFQETVRNYGDLPALAAKKDGNWETLTYKEYFQQCRAAAKSFLKLGLERYHGVGILGFNSPEWFIADIGSILAGGLAVGIYVTNSPEACLFVANHCEANVLVVENHKQLVKILKVKDQLPHLKAIVQYKDELEQKLSNLYTWKEFIKLGEDVKEEALNDVIRSQVANECCSLIYTSGTTGHPKGVMLSHDNITWLANAAGTMRNLTWGEQIIVSYLPLSHVAAQVSDMWICMRFAGTTYFAEPDALKGSLVNTLREVRPTTFLGVPRVWEKMQEKMKAMGARASMMRRKVANWAKAIGLRASYNAMNGSDAVPWGYMLANSLVFKKVRVALGLDRCTACYTGAAPITKDTLEFFMSFKIPLFELYGMSETTGPHTMSRHSAHRIMSCGKEVLGCSTKLDKTDEDGIGEICFWGRHVFMGYLNMSEQTEAALDREGWLHSGDLGKHDKDGFLFVTGRIKELIITAGGENIPPVPIEDLVKEELPIISNAMLVGDRRKFLSALLTLKCNVDDSGEPTDELAPETVEFCWQRGSTVVRISDLTAKRPPAISKAIQEGIERVNVRATSNAQKIQKWTILERDFSITGGELGPTMKLKRPIVHKMYKEDIERFYAE